The sequence below is a genomic window from Cicer arietinum cultivar CDC Frontier isolate Library 1 chromosome 6, Cicar.CDCFrontier_v2.0, whole genome shotgun sequence.
taccacatcattgaagtataccaaatccatgttagaaggaggagtttttgttaatttggggaagttgatagaaataccagaaaagaacaataggtacgGGTTGAGATATGTACCTACTCAAGCTGATGAAGGAAAGGTTgtgaaggaaaaaagagaaaacaaggtGACTCATTGGGAAAACTGGATACCGAAATCACAGAAGATTCTTATTTGTGACATTCGCCAAAATTTTCAACGCGCCAGAATAATGTATGCTGATCAGGTGGCTGTTGTGGAAGaggatcatggtgatgatgataccctcaagctagtgtacccttgtcctccaaacaccaatctcaacaattggaggatcatcgagtttcccgtgtttgttaattcgtgttcaaagtaattatgtatttagggcatatgtatttcaattccgtacttattatcaataaatgcatttttgaattctccaattggttttgtttttctcttttctctttgttttggcaatccttattcattttttttctttttcttaatttaaacaatgcagagtcgaaaatgaatatgttgaaaatagcagcgctagaatcctttcttgtaattttgaacatCTAAATAATCAcgctgatgaggattgtgaagacgattgtgagcctcccccagaactagaatgcttaattgaacaggaagctaagataatccaaccctatcaagaatCTGTTGAGGTGATCAACTTAGGGAATGAACATGATaagaaagaagttaaaattggtatgtctatgaaagaaagtgaacgagaaaagttggttaaacttttatttgattatgtggatgtctttgcatggtcatatcaagATATGCCCGGACTAGATACTAAcgtagttgaacacaagctaccactcaagcctgaatacactccaattaaacaaaagttgagaaggatgagacctgatatgtcacttaaaattagagaagaggtcaagaagcaatttgatgctggtttcttagcagtagcaaaatatcctcaatggNNNNNNNNNNNNNNNNNNNNNNNNNNNNNNNNNNNNNNNNNNNNNNNNNNNNNNNNNNNNNNNNNNNNNNNNNNNNNNNNNNNNNNNNNNNNNNNNNNNNNNNNNNNNNNNNNNNNNNNNNNNNNNNNNNNNNNNNNNNNNNNNNNNNNNNNNNNNNNNNNNNNNNNNNNNNNNNNNNNNNNNNNNNNNNNNNNNNNNNNNNNNNNNNNNNNNNNNNNNNNNNNNNNNNNNNNNNNNNNNNNNNNNNNNNNNNNNNNNNNNNNNNNNNNNNNNNNNNNNNNNNNNNNNNNNNNNNNNNNNNNNNNNNNNNNNNNNNNNNNNNNNNNNNNNNNNNNNNNNNNNNNNNNNNNNNNNNNNNNNNNNNNNNNNNNNNNNNNNNNNNNNNNNNNNNNNNNNNNNNNNNNNNNNNNNNNNNNNNNNNNNNNNNNNNNNNNNNNNNNNNNNNNNNNNNNNNNNNNNNNNNNNNNNNNNNNNNNNNNNNNNNNNNNNNNNNNNNNNNNNNNNNNNNNNNNNNNNNNNNNNNNNNNNNNNNNNNNNNNNNNNNNNNNNNNNNNNNNNNNNNNNNNNNNNNNNNNNNNNNNNNNNNNNNNNNNNNNNNNNNNNNNNNNNNNNNNNNNNNNNNNNNNNNNNNNNNNNNNNNNNNNNNNNNNNNNNNNNNNNNNNNNNNNNNNNNNNNNNNNNNNNNNNNNNNNNNNNNNNNNNNNNNNNNNNNNNNNNNNNNNNNNNNNNNNNNNNNNNNNNNNNNNNNNNNNNNNNNNNNNNNNNNNNNNNNNNNNNNNNNNNNNNNNNNNNNNNNNNNNNNNNNNNNNNNNNNNNNNNNNNNNNNNNNNNNNNNNNNNNNNNNNNNNNNNNNNNNNNNNNNNNNNNNNNNNNNNNNNNNNNNNNNNNNNNNNNNNNNNNNNNNNNNNNNNNNNNNNNNNNNNNNNNNNNNNNNNNNNNNNNNNNNNNNNNNNNNNNNNNNNNNNNNNNNNNNNNNNNNNNNNNNNNNNNNNNNNNNNNNNNNNNNNNNNNNNNNNNNNNNNNNNNNNNNNNNNNNNNNNNNNNNNNNNNNNNNNNNNNNNNNNNNNNNNNNNNNNNNNNNNNNNNNNNNNNNNNNNNNNNNNNNNNNNNNNNNNNNNNNNNNNNNNNNNNNNNNNNNNNNNNNNNNNNNNNNNNNNNNNNNNNNNNNNNNNNNNNNNNNNNNNNNNNNNNNNNNNNNNNNNNNNNNNNNNNNNNNNNNNNNNNNNNNNNNNNNNNNNNNNNNNNNNNNNNNNNNNNNNNNNNNNNNNNNNNNNNNNNNNNNNNNNNNNNNNNNNNNNNNNNNNNNNNNNNNNNNNNNNNNNNNNNNNNNNNNNNNNNNNNNNNNNNNNNNNNNNNNNNNNNNNNNNNNNNNNNNNNNNNNNNNNNNNNNNNNNNNNNNNNNNNNNNNNNNNNNNNNNNNNNNNNNNNNNNNNNNNNNNNNNNNNNNNNNNNNNNNNNNNNNNNNNNNNNNNNNNNNNNNNNNNNNNNNNNNNNNNNNNNNNNNNNNNNNNNNNNNNNNNNNNNNNNNNNNNNNNNNNNNNNNNNNNNNNNNNNNNNNNNNNNNNNNNNNNNNNNNNNNNNNNNNNNNNNNNNNNNNNNNNNNNNNNNNNNNNNNNNNNNNNNNNNNNNNNNNNNNNNNNNNNNNNNNNNNNNNNNNNNNNNNNNNNNNNNNNNNNNNNNNNNNNNNNNNNNNNNNNNNNNNNNNNNNNNNNNNNNNNNNNNNNNNNNNNNNNNNNNNNNNNNNNNNNNNNNNNNNNNNNNNNNNNNNNNNNNNNNNNNNNNNNNNNNNNNNNNNNNNNNNNNNNNNNNNNNNNNNNNNNNNNNNNNNNNNNNNNNNNNNNNNNNNNNNNNNNNNNNNNNNNNNNNNNNNNNNNNNNNNNNNNNNNNNNNNNNNNNNNNNNNNNNNNNNNNNNNNNNNNNNNNNNNNNNNNNNNNNNNNNNNNNNNNNNNNNNNNNNNNNNNNNNNNNNNNNNNNNNNNNNNNNNNNNNNNNNNNNNNNNNNNNNNNNNNNNNNNNNNNNNNNNNNNNNNNNNNNNNNNNNNNNNNNNNNNNNNNNNNNNNNNNNNNNNNNNNNNNNNNNNNNNNNNNNNNNNNNNNNNNNNNNNNNNNNNNNNNNNNNNNNNNNNNNNNNNNNNNNNNNNNNNNNNNNNNNNNNNNNNNNNNNNNNNNNNNNNNNNNNNNNNNNNNNNNNNNNNNNNNNNNNNNNNNNNNNNNNNNNNNNNNNNNNNNNNNNNNNNNNNNNNNNNNNNNNNNNNNNNNNNNNNNNNNNNNNNNNNNNNNNNNNNNNNNNNNNNNNNNNNNNNNNNNNNNNNNNNNNNNNNNNNNNNNNNNNNNNNNNNNNNNNNNNNNNNNNNNNNNNNNNNNNNNNNNNNNNNNNNNNNNNNNNNNNNNNNNNNNNNNNNNNNNNNNNNNNNNNNNNNNNNNNNNNNNNNNNNNNNNNNNNNNNNNNNNNNNNNNNNNNNNNNNNNNNNNNNNNNNNNNNNNNNNNNNNNNNNNNNNNNNNNNNNNNNNNNNNNNNNNNNNNNNNNNNNNNNNNNNNNNNNNNNNNNNNNNNNNNNNNNNNNNNNNNNNNNNNNNNNNNNNNNNNNNNNNNNNNNNNNNNNNNNNNNNNNNNNNNNNNNNNNNNNNNNNNNNNNNNNNNNNNNNNNNNNNNNNNNNNNNNNNNNNNNNNNNNNNNNNNNNNNNNNNNNNNNNNNNNNNNNNNNNNNNNNNNNNNNNNNNNNNNNNNNNNNNNNNNNNNNNNNNNNNNNNNNNNNNNNNNNNNNNNNNNNNNNNNNNNNNNNNNNNNNNNNNNNNNNNNNNNNNNNNNNNNNNNNNNNattagagcatcccgatggattgaaaacttggAAGAGCGGTCCATGTAAAAGTTAGGGATaacaaaaagatcaagcatTTCAAGCTAGGGCAGTTATTATTCTTAGAAGTTCTAAgttacaagaatgactagcgtttgttaTATCTCCAACTAAAGCTAAACACATTCACCACATTGTAATCCCTGTCTCATTAGTTTTGTTTTCAATGTAAcgaatgtacattttccaatGTTGTCATTCGATGTTGTACCTTACACTGTTtctaaattaattcattttcattgttgatttgttctagtattttaaaatgttattttatgataataaatattggaattgaaaatatgtgaaaatataaataaataaaaaattttaaatattttgacacttgaaaaCATACATGGGAGCTCGAGATATATGGGTGTATAAAAAATGAAgggtaaatattttaaataatgcacATTTGATTGACCTCAAGAAAAAGTGATTACACAAGATATACTAGAGTCATCATGTAAATAATGATTGTTATCGTCGTTGATCCATTGAATCTTATAAGTGTATAAAGTcgcataaggatcggggaaccaaaaataaaaaacaataaaacaatataaaaaattaattaaaaggaatttatcttcattgcatgcatcttacattttttcaaatactcacaCATGATTTATGCATCTTCACTCATATACTCAACAACTCCTTATATCATGCATAATGAGTTAATCATGCATATCTTAtgtgtgtattttatttatattcaacaacTTTTGTATCACATTATTCATTTTACGTTTGCATTACCACATACAtgtttccttttaaaaataaaaataaaacaaatttatctcattttatttacattctaaattttaaactcaTGTTTGGTTTagtcatcattttatttatatcgatCGATCaacacatcggtaaccaatccgatcATTTTATCTACATCGATCAACACAGCGGTAagcaatccgaagacgatcatcgaTCAATGCATCAGTAACCAATCCGAAGGCGATCATTTTATCTACATCGTTCAACGCATCGGTAggcaatccgaagacgatcattttatctacgtcgatctacgcatcggtaatcaatccgaagacgatcatgcTTTTTATTTACGTCCCTAAATCATTggtcttagttttttttttttttttttttttgccaatcACCAACATTGAACAAAATTTAggtctttatatttaattatttttttaccacgtaaaatataattatagcGGCAGAGTACCTAATTTTTGTccgaataatttaaaattattctaataataataataataataataataatatatttaataaatattttataattattatcaaaaatctaaaattatcattattttacaaaaaaataaaaaataaataaaataattctaaaacaaaaagaaactgTAAGTTACAACTCTTTCAACCTGATGCAAGCAATAATACAAGTTTCTTTCAATCTCATTTTACCACCCGAACACGTTTCCTTGCCAGCCTCACCAACACACGATTCACAGCAACAAAAACATTTTTCTCTATGTCACCCTTTTATCTTGTTTGTCTTCTTAAGATCATGTGATAAACTGgttattttactaatttgatTTACTTACGGTTAATAATATCAGCTCAGGTATTAATTACACGACCTTGACTATCAACtacagattggttaaaattgaAACCATTTAAATTGAAAGCCATAGTGCTGATACCTAACGCGATAAACCAGATACTTACTACAGGCCAAACAACTAGAAAGAAATGTAAAGAACGAGAATTGTTGAAACTCGCATATTGGAAGATCAATCGGCCAAAATAACCATGAGCAGCTACAATATTATAGGTTTCTTCCTCTTGACCGAATCTGTAACCTTCATTAGCAGATTCATTTTCTGTGGTTTCCCTGATCAAACTAGAAGTTACCAAGGAACCGTGCATAGCTTTTCCGTCCCAAAaccattgtttttattttttttttttttttttttttttttttgccaatcacgaacattatttttttgaacaaaatttaggtccttatatttaattatttttttaccacgtaaaatataattaaatagcgGCAGTACCTAATTTTTGTccgaataatttaaaattattctaataataataataataataataataataataatatatttaataaatattttataattattataaaaaatctaaaattatcattattttacaaaaaaataaaaataaaataaaataattctaaaacaaaaagaaactcTAAGTTACAACTCTTTCAACCTGCTGCAAGCAATAATACAAGTTTCTTTCAATCTCATTTTACGACCCAACACGTTTCCTTGCCAACCTCACCAACACACGATTGACAGCAACAAAAACATTTTTCTCTATGTCACCCTTTTATCTTGTTTGTCTTCTTAAGATCATGTGATAAACTGgttattttactaatttgatTTACTTACGGTTAATAATATCAGCTCAGGTATTAATACACGACCTTTGACTATCAACTACGGATTGGTTAAAATTGAAACCATTTAAATTGAAAGCCATAGTGCTGATACCTAACGCGGTAAACCAGATACCTACTACAGGCCAAGCAGCTAGAAAGAAATGTAAAGAACGAGAATTGTTGAAACTCGCATATTGGAAGATCAATCGGCCAAAATAACCATGAGCAGCTACAATATTATAGGTTTCTTCCTCTTGACCGAATCTGTAACCTTCATTAGCAGATTCATTTTCTGTGGTTTCCCTGATCAAACTAGAAGTTACCAAGGAACCGTGCATAGCACTGAATAGGGAGCCGCCGAATACACCAGCTACACCTAACATGTGAAATGGGTGCATAAGAATATTATGCTCAGCCTGAAATACAATCATAAAGTTGAAAGTACCAGAAATTCCTAGAGGCATACCATCTGAAAAACTTCCTTGACCTATTGGGTAGATCAAGAAAACAGCAGTAGCAGCTGCAACAGGAGCTGAATATGCAACAGCAATCCAAGGGCGCATACCCAGACGAAAACTAAGTTCCCACTCACGACCCATGTAACAAGCTACACCAAGTAAGAAGTGTAGAACAATTAGTTCATATGGACCGCCATTGTATAACCATTCATCAACGGATGCAGCTTCCCATATTGGATAAAAGTGCAAACCAATAGCCGCAGAAGTAGGAATAATGGCACCAGAAATAATATTGTTTCCATAAAGTAGAGATCCAGAAACAGGCTCACGAATACCATCAATATCTACTGGAGGGGCAGCAATGAAAGCGATAATAAATACAGAAGTTGCGGTCAATAAGGTAGGGATCATCAAAACACCAAACCATCCAATGTAAAGACGGTTTTCAGTGCTGGTTATCCAGTTACAGAAGCGACCCCATAGGTTTTCGCTATCGCGTCTCTCTAAAATTGCAGTCATGGTAAAATCTcggtttatttaaatttaattatcagGGACTCCCAAGCACACGAATTATCTATAACTAGATAATAAAGGGCTTGTTATTCAACAGTATAACATGACTTATATACTGGTGTCAACCAATACCAATATCCATTGTATGCTGTTATTCATCTAGATTCATACTAATTTCCCTTTTTTTTACCTCATTTCATCATTCAttcaaaaaaaagagaaaaaggttttctagattttttatagatatgagagtgtcagtcgtaagactgccatattaggagtgtcagtcgtaagactgccatattgagggtgtaattctagaacggttttctacagtgcagtagaactccgatacagagtatctaggctgttttatcctggagacttcgtggttgatagtctgccttgcacaattttgggcagtgcctctaaacgtcttaaagagagcgacctagtccgcgactcaacccagtaatacttTCGGTGGCGTAAATTGTTTTCAGaggttttcaaaatttaaaaacaacaattttaagacgttttcgAACTGCCATGTCTGCCGATGAAATTATTGGGTTAGGTTCTTCTGCTTCTAACCACAACAAACCATTTCGGTTTGAGGGAAGTCACTTTAAACGATGGCAACAAAAGATGCTATTTTTTCTAACCACGAAAAAGCTTGCCAACGTTTTGAAGGATGACATTCCTGTTGTACCAGAAGAAGGTGAAAAATCTGAAAAGGATAAAATAGCTGTTGAATTAACCCAATGGGAAAATGatgattacttatgtaagaattatattcttaatggacttgctgatgatctgtatggTTACTCCAGCTCCAACAGCAATATTGCTAAACAGGTTTGGGATGCtttaaagaagaaatatgatactAAGGAAGCTGGAGTCAAGAAGTACGCTGTTagccgctacctcaaatatcaAATGACAGATGATAGATCAATGGAAGCTCAATCTCATGAAATCCACAAAATAGCTCACGAGATCATCTCTGAAGGTATGTCCCTAGATGAACAATTTCAGATTGCtattattattgacaaactgccccctgcttggaaagattttaaaaattctcttaggCATAAAACTAAAGAATTTTCTCTAAAAAGTGTGATAACCCGCCTTAGAATTGAGGAAGAATCTCGCAAGCAAGACTAGAAAGACTTCTGTggcaaataacaagaaaaagaagttcATCGGTGCAGTTCTGAAGCCAAACGTCAAACACTTGAATAATCAGAACCGCACTTCAAAGAACAGCAACAAGAATGGGTACCCTCAAAGGGTCCCAATTGCTAGGAAGCCACCACCTCCTAGAAATGGCCCTCTCCCCTTTCATTGTTTCAATTGTGGGAAAGAGGGTCATATGGCACGCAAGTGTAGGAACAAGCTAGGCGCTGTAAATCAGGCCAACTTGACTGAAGAGCAATTCGTTGCAATGATAACTGAGATCAACCTTGttggtggatcagatggatggtgGATAGACATTGGCGTTTCACGCCAT
It includes:
- the LOC140920691 gene encoding uncharacterized protein, with amino-acid sequence MSADEIIGLGSSASNHNKPFRFEGSHFKRWQQKMLFFLTTKKLANVLKDDIPVVPEEGEKSEKDKIAVWDALKKKYDTKEAGVKKYAVSRYLKYQMTDDRSMEAQSHEIHKIAHEIISEELRKNLASKTRKTSVANNKKKKFIGAVLKPNVKHLNNQNRTSKNSNKNGYPQRVPIARKPPPPRNGPLPFHCFNCGKEGHMARKCRNKLGAVNQANLTEEQFVAMITEINLVGGSDGWWIDIGVSRHVCYDRVMFKTYTAAEDKKMLLRDSHTTNVAGIGDVELTFTLGKTLILKDVIHTPEIRKNLSSQNN